From Solibacillus isronensis, the proteins below share one genomic window:
- a CDS encoding adenine phosphoribosyltransferase — MDLKQYVTTVENWPKEGISFKDITTIMDNGPAYKYATDEIVKYAKEVGAEIIVGPEARGFIIGCPVAYALEIGFAPVRKPGKLPREVISADYGLEYGTDTLTMHKDAVKPGQKVLICDDLLATGGTVEATVRLIEQLGGEVVGAAFIIELTELNGRNKINNIPIKTLIQY; from the coding sequence ATGGATTTAAAACAGTACGTAACAACAGTTGAAAATTGGCCGAAAGAGGGCATCAGCTTTAAAGATATTACAACAATCATGGATAATGGTCCGGCATATAAATATGCGACTGATGAAATTGTAAAATATGCAAAAGAAGTTGGCGCTGAAATCATCGTAGGTCCTGAAGCACGTGGATTTATTATTGGATGTCCGGTTGCCTATGCATTAGAAATCGGTTTCGCACCAGTTCGTAAACCAGGAAAGCTTCCACGTGAAGTAATTTCTGCAGATTATGGATTAGAATACGGTACAGACACGTTAACAATGCACAAAGATGCAGTAAAACCAGGTCAAAAAGTTTTAATCTGTGATGATTTGCTTGCAACAGGCGGTACAGTAGAAGCAACTGTTCGTTTAATCGAGCAATTAGGCGGCGAAGTAGTAGGTGCAGCATTCATTATCGAGCTTACAGAATTGAATGGCCGCAACAAAATCAACAATATTCCAATTAAAACTTTAATTCAATATTAA
- the yajC gene encoding preprotein translocase subunit YajC, producing the protein MEGLVQFLPIIVMFVAMWFILIRPAQKRQKATATMQNSLKRGDKVVTVGGLHGEVDAIEDTTVFLLVDGNTRLKFERQAIGRIESV; encoded by the coding sequence ATGGAAGGTTTAGTACAATTTTTACCGATTATCGTAATGTTCGTTGCGATGTGGTTCATTTTAATTCGTCCGGCACAAAAACGTCAAAAAGCAACTGCTACTATGCAAAACAGCTTAAAACGTGGTGATAAAGTAGTTACTGTAGGTGGCTTACACGGAGAAGTAGATGCAATTGAAGATACGACTGTCTTTTTATTAGTTGACGGAAATACACGTTTAAAATTCGAACGCCAAGCAATTGGCCGTATAGAATCGGTTTAA
- the secDF gene encoding protein translocase subunit SecDF: MKLANRIITFVLVVALLFTGMGTTVEKVLNDVKLGLDLQGGFEVLYEVESLVDGQKITQDVLADTTTALDNRINEFGVSEPSIQIEGEDRIRVQLAGLADQDSARELLSSTANLTFRDVNDNILLDGTDLKEGGAAPSFDQQNQPIVTLTLKDAAKFAEVTQKVMSMGAPNNLLVVWLDFEEGVDSYAEESKKPPEKQKFVSAASVTQVLNTTDVMISGNFTVDETKNFASILNAGSLPVKLTEIYSTSVGAQFGEDALNDTVFAGVVGVLLIFLFMLLYYRLPGFISIITLSVFTYLVLIVFNGINAVLTLPGIAAIVLGIGMAVDANILTAERIREELRVGHSVKDAFKLGSKQSLSAIIDAQLTTLLAAVVLFYYGTSSVKGFATTLIISILLSFVTAVWGSRILQGLLVNSGYFNNPAWFGISRSKQHSLDEGITSLDLTTKFDKLDFVGNRKKFYAISTIILVAGIVVLGVFKLNLGIDFSSGTRVEIKSDTALVQEEVKNYLDEIGFANEDVVISGDNQTIAVMRYKDDFSQQEVLDFKGQVNEKYGHEPSLSTVSDTVGKELAKNAMYALALAALGIIIYVAIRFEWRMGLGAIVSLLHDVFFIIVIFSMLRLEVDITFIAAVLTIVGYSINDTIVTFDRIRENIDRHEKITTKEELALIVNKSLRQTMGRSVNTVLTVIVVVIALIFLGAPSIQNFSIALLIGLVTGIYSSICIAAQVWYSLKCREMDKKGTSVVKKEKKQWGSDEPQV; this comes from the coding sequence ATGAAATTAGCAAACCGTATCATTACGTTCGTTCTTGTCGTAGCATTGCTATTTACAGGGATGGGCACAACGGTAGAGAAGGTTTTAAACGATGTAAAACTTGGATTGGACCTTCAAGGTGGATTTGAAGTACTTTATGAAGTGGAATCACTTGTTGATGGACAAAAGATTACCCAAGATGTATTGGCAGATACGACTACGGCATTAGATAATCGTATTAATGAATTCGGGGTTAGTGAACCAAGCATTCAAATTGAAGGGGAAGACCGAATTCGTGTACAGCTTGCAGGTTTAGCGGATCAGGATTCTGCTCGTGAGCTATTATCGAGTACAGCGAATTTAACTTTCCGTGACGTAAATGATAATATTTTACTCGATGGGACAGATTTAAAGGAAGGTGGCGCAGCGCCTTCATTTGATCAGCAAAACCAACCAATTGTAACTTTAACATTGAAAGACGCAGCGAAATTCGCAGAAGTGACGCAAAAAGTCATGAGCATGGGCGCACCGAATAACTTATTAGTTGTTTGGCTGGACTTTGAAGAGGGCGTAGATTCTTACGCTGAAGAAAGCAAAAAGCCTCCTGAAAAGCAAAAATTTGTTTCTGCGGCATCTGTTACACAAGTGTTAAATACTACAGATGTTATGATTTCTGGTAACTTCACAGTAGATGAAACGAAAAACTTTGCATCTATACTTAATGCAGGTTCATTACCTGTTAAGTTAACGGAGATTTATTCAACATCGGTTGGGGCACAATTCGGTGAAGATGCTTTAAATGATACAGTATTCGCAGGAGTAGTCGGCGTACTGCTAATCTTCCTGTTCATGCTGCTTTACTACCGTTTACCAGGGTTTATCTCAATTATTACTTTATCGGTATTCACATATTTAGTGTTAATCGTCTTTAACGGTATCAATGCTGTATTAACATTACCGGGTATTGCCGCGATCGTATTAGGGATCGGGATGGCCGTTGATGCAAATATTTTAACTGCCGAGCGTATTCGTGAAGAACTACGTGTTGGCCATTCTGTAAAAGATGCATTCAAATTAGGTTCAAAACAATCACTATCAGCAATCATTGATGCGCAATTGACAACTCTACTTGCTGCTGTCGTATTATTCTACTACGGGACAAGTTCTGTTAAAGGTTTCGCTACAACATTAATTATTTCGATTTTACTATCATTTGTAACAGCTGTATGGGGTTCCCGTATATTGCAGGGGCTTCTTGTAAACAGCGGCTATTTCAATAATCCGGCATGGTTCGGAATTAGCAGATCGAAACAACATTCACTTGATGAAGGAATCACTTCATTGGATTTAACAACGAAATTTGATAAATTGGACTTCGTTGGAAACCGTAAAAAGTTCTATGCGATATCTACAATCATTTTAGTTGCAGGTATTGTTGTGCTAGGTGTATTCAAACTGAATTTAGGGATCGATTTCTCAAGTGGTACACGTGTAGAGATTAAATCGGATACAGCACTAGTACAAGAAGAAGTTAAGAATTATCTGGATGAAATCGGTTTTGCTAACGAGGATGTTGTTATTTCAGGCGATAATCAGACAATCGCTGTAATGCGATATAAAGATGACTTCTCTCAACAAGAAGTACTTGATTTTAAAGGGCAGGTAAACGAAAAATACGGACATGAGCCAAGCTTAAGTACAGTATCGGATACAGTCGGAAAAGAACTGGCGAAAAATGCAATGTATGCATTGGCGCTTGCGGCACTCGGTATCATTATTTATGTGGCGATCCGCTTTGAATGGCGTATGGGTCTTGGGGCGATTGTTTCATTACTACATGATGTATTCTTCATTATTGTTATTTTCAGTATGCTGCGTCTAGAGGTAGATATTACGTTTATCGCTGCGGTATTAACAATTGTCGGTTATTCGATTAACGATACAATTGTCACGTTTGACCGGATCCGTGAAAATATTGACCGTCACGAAAAAATTACGACGAAAGAAGAGCTTGCGTTGATCGTCAACAAATCTCTTCGTCAAACTATGGGACGTTCCGTGAATACAGTATTGACGGTTATTGTAGTAGTTATAGCATTGATTTTCCTAGGTGCTCCATCAATTCAAAACTTCTCAATCGCTTTATTGATCGGGCTAGTTACAGGGATTTACTCTTCAATCTGTATTGCGGCACAAGTTTGGTATTCACTGAAATGCCGTGAAATGGACAAAAAAGGTACTTCTGTTGTGAAAAAAGAGAAAAAACAATGGGGTTCAGACGAGCCACAAGTTTAA
- the tgt gene encoding tRNA guanosine(34) transglycosylase Tgt: MTETKQPPIRYELIKTCAQTGARLGIVHTPHGSFETPTFMPVGTQATVKAMSPEELKEMNAGIILSNTYHLWLRPGNDIVKEAGGLHKFMNWDRPILTDSGGFQVFSLSKFRKIEEEGVYFRNHLNGDKLFLSPEKAMEIQNDLGSDIMMAFDECPPFPATYEYMEASVDRTTRWAKRCKEAHQRPDEQGLFGIIQGGEYEELRRKSAEALVELDFPGYAIGGLSVGEPKDIMNKVLEFTAPMMPANKPRYLMGVGSPDSLIDGAMRGIDMFDCVLPTRIARNGTLMTSEGRMVIKNAKYAKDFTPIDENCDCYTCKNYTRAYVRHLLRTEETFGLRLTSYHNLRFLIKLMEDVRQAIREDRLGDFKEEFFEKYGYNKPNAKNF, translated from the coding sequence ATGACTGAAACAAAACAACCACCAATTCGCTATGAATTGATTAAAACATGTGCCCAGACAGGTGCACGACTAGGTATTGTCCATACACCACACGGTTCATTTGAAACACCGACTTTTATGCCGGTCGGTACACAAGCGACAGTAAAAGCAATGAGCCCAGAAGAATTAAAAGAAATGAATGCAGGAATTATTCTGTCAAACACATATCATCTATGGTTGCGTCCAGGAAATGATATCGTGAAAGAAGCAGGCGGACTGCATAAATTCATGAACTGGGATCGTCCAATTTTAACGGATTCAGGCGGTTTCCAAGTATTTTCATTATCAAAATTCCGTAAAATCGAAGAAGAAGGCGTTTATTTCCGTAACCATTTAAATGGAGACAAGCTGTTTTTATCACCGGAAAAGGCGATGGAAATCCAAAACGACTTAGGTTCTGATATTATGATGGCATTTGATGAATGTCCACCATTCCCTGCGACATACGAATACATGGAAGCATCTGTTGATCGTACAACACGTTGGGCAAAACGCTGCAAAGAAGCACACCAACGTCCTGACGAGCAAGGACTGTTCGGTATTATTCAAGGCGGAGAATATGAAGAGCTGCGCCGTAAATCGGCTGAAGCTTTAGTAGAGCTGGATTTCCCGGGTTATGCAATCGGCGGTTTATCAGTTGGTGAACCTAAAGATATTATGAATAAAGTATTGGAATTTACTGCACCTATGATGCCGGCAAATAAACCGCGCTATTTAATGGGTGTTGGTTCACCGGATTCGTTAATCGATGGAGCAATGCGCGGCATTGATATGTTTGACTGTGTATTACCAACACGTATTGCACGTAACGGTACATTAATGACATCTGAAGGTCGTATGGTTATCAAAAATGCAAAATATGCAAAAGACTTTACGCCAATCGATGAAAATTGCGACTGCTACACATGTAAAAACTATACGCGCGCTTATGTGCGTCATTTATTACGTACGGAAGAAACGTTCGGTTTACGTTTAACGTCATACCATAACCTGCGCTTCCTTATTAAATTAATGGAAGATGTACGTCAGGCTATCCGCGAAGACCGTCTAGGCGATTTCAAAGAAGAGTTCTTTGAAAAGTACGGTTACAATAAACCGAATGCTAAAAATTTCTAA
- a CDS encoding DUF421 domain-containing protein, with protein sequence MEDYTLIIFRTIVLYIILLVVFRLMGKREVGELSIVDLAIFVLMAEVAAIALDDYDRQFFKAILPIILLFLIQYLNSWLILKNKKLRDFIEGDPSLVIRDGYICEAEMKKQRYNLDDLLQQLREQGVCSVQDVAYAFLEQSGKLSIYQKDQGGFILPLILDGYVDKRHLKIIGKDEKWLVHELLVNGYPNIRDIFYCSYEDGKWFVQLRARKY encoded by the coding sequence TTGGAAGATTATACATTAATTATATTTCGAACAATTGTTTTATATATTATTTTACTAGTTGTTTTCCGCCTTATGGGCAAGCGTGAAGTTGGTGAGCTCAGTATTGTGGATTTGGCAATATTCGTATTGATGGCTGAAGTAGCTGCAATTGCCTTGGACGATTATGACAGGCAGTTCTTTAAAGCCATTTTACCGATAATTTTATTATTTTTGATTCAATATTTAAACTCCTGGCTCATATTAAAAAATAAAAAACTGCGCGACTTTATTGAAGGCGATCCGTCGCTTGTTATCCGCGACGGATATATTTGTGAAGCGGAAATGAAAAAGCAGCGCTACAATCTCGACGATTTACTCCAGCAGTTACGCGAACAGGGCGTATGCTCTGTGCAGGATGTTGCCTACGCTTTTTTGGAGCAATCCGGAAAGCTATCGATTTACCAAAAAGATCAGGGCGGATTTATTTTACCTCTCATTTTGGATGGCTATGTTGACAAAAGACATTTAAAAATTATTGGTAAAGATGAAAAATGGCTCGTTCATGAATTATTGGTAAACGGTTATCCCAATATACGCGATATATTCTACTGCAGTTATGAAGACGGAAAGTGGTTTGTCCAATTACGAGCGCGAAAATATTGA
- a CDS encoding LapA family protein — protein MKIQWTLVVGLIFAIIIAIFATVNVDSVQVNYVFGEARWPLILVILGSVLIGFIISFCFSAFRMYGGKRQTKAVRKDLEAAHVLINEKDAEIVRLKNELRERGASAFVTEEIPDNDEMPKK, from the coding sequence ATGAAAATTCAATGGACATTGGTAGTTGGACTCATTTTTGCTATAATAATTGCCATTTTTGCTACAGTCAATGTGGATAGTGTGCAGGTGAATTATGTCTTTGGAGAAGCACGCTGGCCATTGATATTAGTTATTTTAGGGTCAGTATTAATCGGTTTTATCATCAGTTTTTGTTTTTCGGCATTCCGTATGTACGGAGGGAAAAGGCAAACGAAAGCAGTTCGAAAAGATCTTGAAGCTGCACACGTACTGATTAATGAAAAGGATGCTGAGATTGTCCGATTGAAAAACGAGCTTCGTGAACGGGGTGCTTCCGCATTTGTAACTGAAGAAATTCCGGATAATGATGAAATGCCGAAAAAGTAA
- a CDS encoding putative polysaccharide biosynthesis protein: MFVIFISKCLGFMYRMQFMRIAGEEAVGLYMTAYPTFIFFISLIQLGIPIAISKLIAEYHAKKKTEHVTSVMKTAIKISAISIILFSPFIYFAIPYIAKVLLHNENLIFTLYISLFTIPIVIFSSLIKAYLQGLAKIAPTAWAQLLEQLVRIGLIVVLLPYFISESPALTAAAAMGITAIGEIFSLLFLAIFYKRSSRMFKKGSTGTSFTKPIFNIALPSAGSKLFGTFTWFLEPIIFLKALTVSGLAAGAATTLYGIISGVHIPLLLFPAFIPAALAIVLIPAVSSALASNNYPLLNKRITHSLRLSSLIGCMAATVFFIHGDELTMVLFHLEENRGYMKILAPIFYFYYIQSPLHSILQALDEAQAAMMNSIYGGIGKLFLLFFLASQPAIQEKGAIIAIGFGVLITSFLHIASIRQQKKINVGFRFFVLPYGIFILTCFVQPIIAAGMPLIVSVAITIGFVLLLLFITKQIRFNDFHYLRSIFSRS; encoded by the coding sequence ATGTTTGTTATATTTATTTCAAAATGTCTTGGGTTTATGTACAGAATGCAGTTTATGCGTATTGCCGGGGAGGAAGCGGTCGGGCTTTATATGACGGCTTATCCGACATTTATATTTTTCATTTCGCTTATTCAATTAGGTATTCCGATTGCCATTTCCAAGCTGATTGCAGAATACCATGCGAAAAAGAAAACGGAACATGTCACATCCGTAATGAAAACGGCAATCAAAATTTCGGCTATTTCAATTATTTTATTTAGCCCATTCATTTATTTTGCTATTCCGTATATCGCAAAAGTGCTTTTACATAATGAAAACCTTATTTTCACTCTTTATATTAGCCTTTTCACAATTCCGATCGTAATCTTTTCAAGTTTAATAAAAGCATATTTGCAAGGTTTAGCAAAAATCGCACCAACTGCATGGGCACAGCTTCTTGAGCAGCTTGTACGGATTGGTCTCATTGTTGTATTGTTACCTTATTTTATTTCGGAATCGCCTGCATTGACAGCTGCAGCGGCTATGGGAATAACAGCAATTGGTGAGATTTTTTCATTACTGTTTTTGGCGATTTTTTATAAACGCTCGAGTAGAATGTTCAAAAAGGGATCAACGGGCACTTCCTTTACAAAACCGATTTTTAATATTGCATTGCCATCAGCCGGCAGTAAATTGTTTGGTACCTTTACATGGTTTTTGGAACCAATCATTTTCCTAAAAGCACTGACGGTTTCAGGATTGGCTGCAGGCGCGGCCACTACATTGTACGGTATCATCTCAGGCGTGCATATACCATTACTGCTGTTCCCGGCTTTCATACCTGCTGCATTGGCAATAGTACTTATTCCTGCAGTAAGTAGCGCACTGGCGAGCAACAATTACCCGTTGCTGAATAAGCGTATCACCCATTCGTTACGGCTATCTTCATTAATTGGCTGTATGGCCGCTACTGTGTTTTTCATACACGGCGATGAGTTGACTATGGTACTGTTCCATCTTGAGGAAAATCGTGGCTATATGAAAATATTGGCTCCTATTTTTTATTTTTATTATATACAGAGTCCGCTTCATTCCATCTTACAAGCACTAGATGAAGCACAGGCTGCCATGATGAATTCCATCTATGGAGGAATAGGGAAACTATTTTTACTGTTTTTCCTTGCCTCACAACCTGCCATTCAGGAAAAAGGCGCGATTATCGCTATAGGCTTTGGCGTATTAATTACGTCCTTCTTACACATCGCTTCCATTAGACAGCAGAAAAAGATTAATGTAGGTTTCCGCTTCTTCGTTCTGCCGTATGGTATTTTCATCCTTACTTGTTTTGTACAGCCGATCATTGCTGCCGGCATGCCGCTTATCGTAAGCGTTGCAATTACGATTGGGTTTGTCTTGCTGTTACTGTTCATTACAAAACAAATCCGTTTTAACGATTTCCATTATCTTCGTTCAATATTTTCGCGCTCGTAA
- the recJ gene encoding single-stranded-DNA-specific exonuclease RecJ — translation MIQSQKLWTITKQDEQLVKQFSEQLNISTIAAKILIARGCISIEQAKPFLKIDETQYHDPFLMAGMEDAVMRIEQALDNGEKILVYGDYDADGITSTTVLLNALLDLGADVSFVIPDRFIHGYGPNEELFKKAYEDGVNLIITVDNGISGIEQVKMARELGMDVIITDHHEAGDILPDANVIIHPRVPEGHYPFGELAGVGVAFKLAHALYGELPDHLFEYVAVGTIADLVPLVGENRYLVQRGLQALKQSPNPWVKAICDASGANKKDINEETVGFYFGPRLNAIGRLGSAEPGVHFLMSEDPLQANTLATQLNDKNTERKKIVEDITNEAMAMIDDDASLKDSLVLVVAGEGWNPGVVGIVASRLVEKYYRPTIVLSINHEKAIAKGSARSIEGFHLYNELAKNRDILPHFGGHPMAAGMTLPIEHVESLRTRLNEQARHCLTEEQLVQKMQIDVPIELSEITVDAIEELRQLAPFGTEFPKPVFGIQDVKVKSMRKIGSGENHLKMELEDPYRSLDAIGFNKGTLHDEISYGVALSLVGDLQINEWQGNKKPQFMIQDVRVNEWQLYDYRGKSKTSNWLAKINVEKTDFIAFSEQTKLHFEQEIPKEIIYFTGGTEAEKLHRNIVLLDLPENVSTLEKLLQDVQIERIYAHLYTDQPAYFNGMPTREHFKWYYGFLKKRPDFNLKQHIRQLSEHIGLNIEVIKFMTKVFFELGFVTIENGLTTVNENAPKKALSEAPSYKLRSQQIELEQKLLYATYSELKQWFNERLSS, via the coding sequence ATGATACAGTCACAAAAATTATGGACAATAACAAAGCAAGATGAGCAACTTGTAAAACAATTTAGTGAACAGCTGAATATTTCAACGATCGCAGCAAAAATTTTAATTGCCCGTGGCTGCATATCGATAGAACAAGCAAAGCCATTTCTGAAAATTGATGAAACCCAGTATCATGATCCGTTTCTAATGGCTGGAATGGAAGACGCGGTTATGCGTATTGAACAAGCATTGGATAACGGTGAAAAGATTCTCGTATACGGTGATTACGACGCAGATGGTATTACAAGTACAACTGTGCTGCTCAATGCTTTACTTGATCTGGGGGCAGATGTCAGTTTTGTTATTCCGGATCGTTTTATTCATGGATATGGACCGAACGAAGAACTTTTCAAAAAAGCATATGAAGATGGCGTAAATTTAATTATTACGGTCGATAATGGGATAAGCGGGATTGAACAAGTAAAAATGGCAAGAGAGCTTGGTATGGATGTGATTATTACCGATCACCATGAAGCCGGTGATATTTTACCGGATGCCAACGTCATCATCCATCCGCGTGTGCCAGAAGGTCATTATCCGTTTGGAGAACTCGCAGGCGTAGGGGTAGCCTTTAAATTGGCACATGCATTGTACGGCGAGTTGCCTGATCATCTATTTGAATATGTGGCAGTAGGGACGATTGCCGATTTAGTGCCACTCGTTGGCGAAAACCGCTATTTAGTACAGCGCGGTTTACAGGCGTTAAAGCAGTCTCCAAATCCTTGGGTAAAGGCCATTTGCGATGCATCAGGGGCAAACAAGAAAGACATCAATGAAGAAACTGTTGGCTTTTATTTTGGCCCCCGCCTGAATGCAATCGGACGACTAGGCAGTGCCGAACCGGGAGTACACTTTTTAATGAGCGAAGACCCGCTTCAGGCAAATACACTGGCTACCCAATTGAATGATAAAAATACTGAACGGAAAAAAATTGTGGAAGACATTACAAATGAAGCAATGGCTATGATTGATGATGATGCTTCATTAAAAGATTCCCTTGTTCTAGTCGTAGCAGGGGAAGGCTGGAATCCAGGTGTTGTCGGGATTGTTGCATCGAGATTAGTTGAAAAATATTACCGTCCGACAATCGTTCTTTCAATTAATCATGAAAAAGCAATTGCGAAAGGTTCCGCGAGAAGTATTGAAGGGTTCCATCTGTATAATGAGTTGGCGAAAAACCGTGATATTTTACCGCATTTTGGCGGACATCCAATGGCGGCAGGGATGACATTACCGATTGAGCATGTGGAATCATTGCGTACACGTTTAAATGAACAGGCCAGACATTGTTTAACCGAAGAACAGCTTGTACAAAAGATGCAGATTGATGTGCCGATAGAGCTAAGTGAAATTACTGTTGATGCGATTGAAGAACTGCGGCAATTGGCGCCATTTGGCACAGAATTTCCGAAGCCGGTTTTTGGCATTCAGGATGTAAAAGTAAAATCGATGCGCAAAATTGGTTCCGGCGAAAATCATCTGAAGATGGAGTTGGAAGATCCGTATCGCTCCCTTGATGCAATTGGATTCAACAAAGGGACTTTACATGATGAGATATCATATGGAGTTGCTCTATCATTAGTTGGGGATTTGCAAATCAATGAATGGCAGGGCAATAAAAAACCGCAATTCATGATTCAGGATGTCCGGGTTAATGAATGGCAGCTATATGATTACCGAGGGAAAAGCAAGACATCAAACTGGCTTGCAAAAATTAACGTGGAAAAAACGGATTTTATTGCTTTTTCCGAACAGACAAAGTTACATTTTGAACAGGAAATTCCGAAAGAAATAATATATTTTACAGGTGGGACAGAAGCCGAAAAATTACACAGAAATATCGTATTACTCGATTTGCCGGAAAATGTATCCACATTGGAGAAACTACTGCAAGATGTACAAATTGAACGAATCTATGCACATTTATATACCGATCAACCTGCATATTTTAATGGAATGCCGACAAGGGAACACTTTAAATGGTATTACGGATTCCTGAAAAAACGTCCGGATTTTAACTTGAAACAACATATTCGACAATTATCCGAACATATCGGACTAAATATAGAAGTAATTAAATTTATGACAAAAGTGTTTTTTGAGCTAGGATTTGTTACAATAGAGAATGGTTTGACGACAGTAAACGAAAATGCACCGAAAAAAGCATTATCCGAAGCACCGTCATATAAATTGCGTTCACAACAGATTGAACTTGAGCAGAAGCTGTTATATGCAACATACAGTGAACTTAAGCAATGGTTTAATGAACGATTGAGTTCTTGA
- a CDS encoding post-transcriptional regulator: MQIPFFSLYEKVQLILTNKIEEFHYYGYDSITEQDLWKYCIDKVWRKRDVQNMRLHELTAGIFRATASEVLSYMQIKDFKRNELNLKLSNEELQGLFHVLKE, encoded by the coding sequence ATGCAAATTCCATTTTTCAGCCTTTACGAAAAGGTACAGCTTATATTGACGAACAAAATCGAGGAATTCCATTACTATGGATATGATTCGATAACAGAACAGGATTTATGGAAATATTGCATTGATAAGGTGTGGCGCAAAAGAGATGTGCAAAATATGCGATTGCATGAGCTGACAGCCGGCATTTTCCGTGCTACTGCTTCGGAAGTGCTAAGCTATATGCAAATAAAGGATTTTAAGCGCAATGAATTAAACTTAAAGCTTTCCAATGAAGAGCTGCAAGGTTTGTTCCATGTGCTTAAAGAGTAG